In a single window of the Papaver somniferum cultivar HN1 chromosome 8, ASM357369v1, whole genome shotgun sequence genome:
- the LOC113301793 gene encoding uncharacterized membrane protein At1g75140-like, translated as MVNYKKGKLLLLIILLSYQIIFIVNGSNLESPLLDNQVQEQNAEISVDSDDTSYKNKDLGILLGQQEIQIQKLEYLVKNLTEVVAKLEISIPDCNNNKKNHKVVKIGPVIVEKEKKREYDVLNDKIDNDSEEGVISGNEIGRVNRRGQSDGGVSVTKYNPSWSEKFQFMSAVKLDYEATCVNILPFEDYEGFSKYIAVGDETGTIYVFLLNGDVLVEFHTHSESPITSMLSYMSVHKNESVLVTGHGNGVVLVHRVWEASASGEDWHSLSMAHLQEFASIENEGGEGSAISILEVHQVGRMRYILSTDLSGQIRVLRENGTVFGSAKSKSRPLAFMKQRLLFMTESGAGSLDLRTMMVRESECEGMNRSLAKTYVFDSTERSKGYGFTSEGDLVHVVLLGDMMNFKCRVRSKRKVEMNGPLAIQAIKGYLLVVNPEKVFVYNISSQHYVRLGVPRPLFLSSLGEIRSSFLNSQSLNEGSNNRRLVPLIASDREKLVVLGLGSGYVGMYKSNLPIFNAEFNTMLWTSPVLLFFLFLFGVWQFFGKKKESLALWGNDDPFSSTSVSTIGTSLGSGAVERPFADTSSRPTDIRDLRGGPLRGPTRRYTSPSRYPGGAGAGTALPFRPTAADPSFRTTAADPNFRTGSTDPNFRTTSTDPNYRTSSGDSNFRTSSADPNFRTSSADPNFRSSSTDHNFRAASELKYRAPTLEGTGFPKRREPLFSNSQVVEDNIE; from the coding sequence ATGGTGAATTACAAAAAAGGCAAGCTTTTATTGCTTATTATACTCTTAAGTTATCAGATTATTTTTATTGTTAATGGTAGTAATTTAGAATCACCTTTGTTAGATAATCAAGTACAGGAACAAAATGCTGAAATTTCTGTAGATTCTGATGATACTAGTTATAAAAATAAGGATTTAGGAATATTATTAGGTCAGCAAGAAATTCAAATACAAAAGCTTGAATATTTAGTTAAGAATCTTACTGAAGTTGTAGCTAAATTAGAAATATCAATCCCTGATTGCAACAATAACAAGAAGAATCACAAGGTTGTAAAAATTGGACCTGTTAttgttgaaaaagaaaagaagagagagtATGACGTATTGAATGATAAGATTGATAATGATAGTGAAGAAGGTGTTATCAGTGGTAATGAAATTGGTAGAGTTAATAGAAGAGGGCAAAGTGATGGTGGTGTTTCAGTAACCAAATATAATCCGTCGTGGTCAGAAAAGTTTCAGTTTATGTCTGCTGTCAAACTTGATTATGAAGCTACTTGTGTTAATATTTTGCCGTTTGAAGATTATGAAGGGTTTAGTAAGTACATTGCAGTTGGGGATGAGACAGGCACAATTTATGTGTTTTTGTTAAATGGAGATGTTTTGGTTGAATTTCATACACATTCCGAGTCACCCATTACTTCTATGCTTTCTTATATGTCTGTTCATAAAAATGAGAGTGTTTTGGTTACTGGTCATGGGAATGGAGTTGTTTTAGTTCATCGAGTTTGGGAAGCTTCTGCGAGTGGAGAAGATTGGCATTCACTTTCCATGGCACATTTGCAAGAATTTGCTTCTATTGAGAATGAAGGTGGTGAGGGTTCAGCAATTTCGATATTGGAAGTTCATCAAGTTGGAAGGATGAGATATATTTTGTCTACTGATCTGAGTGGGCAAATCAGAGTTCTTCGAGAGAATGGAACTGTTTTTGGTTCTGCAAAATCAAAGAGTCGGCCTCTCGCATTCATGAAACAAAGACTTCTGTTCATGACAGAAAGTGGTGCAGGGTCATTGGATTTAAGGACTATGATGGTTAGGGAATCTGAGTGTGAAGGAATGAACCGATCACTTGCGAAGACTTATGTTTTTGACTCAACAGAGCGATCAAAAGGTTATGGATTTACGTCAGAGGGTGATTTGGTTCACGTTGTGCTGTTAGGTGATATGATGAACTTCAAGTGTAGGGTTAGGTCAAAAAGGAAAGTGGAGATGAATGGGCCTTTAGCTATTCAAGCAATTAAGGGATATTTGCTTGTTGTTAACCCGGAGAAGGTTTTCGTGTATAACATTTCTTCCCAACATTATGTAAGGCTTGGTGTTCCTCGACCTCTTTTTCTTTCCAGCCTTGGTGAGATTAGATCCTCATTTCTGAATTCACAAAGTCTGAATGAAGGCTCGAACAACAGAAGACTGGTGCCATTGATAGCCAGTGATCGTGAAAAGCTTGTtgttcttggacttggaagtggATATGTGGGTATGTACAAATCTAACCTCCCAATTTTCAATGCAGAATTTAATACAATGCTCTGGACTAGCCCAGTTTTACTGTTCTTTTTGTTCTTGTTTGGGGTTTGGCAATTCTTTGGCAAGAAGAAAGAATCACTTGCTTTATGGGGCAATGATGATCCTTTTAGCTCCACATCAGTCTCAACCATAGGAACTTCATTAGGATCTGGTGCTGTAGAAAGGCCTTTTGCAGATACTTCTTCAAGACCTACAGATATAAGGGACTTGCGAGGAGGTCCTTTGAGAGGTCCAACTAGAAGATACACATCTCCTTCTCGATATCCTGGTGGTGCAGGGGCAGGAACCGCTCTTCCTTTTAGGCCGACTGCTGCAGACCCCAGTTTCAGAACGACTGCTGCAGACCCCAACTTCAGAACGGGTTCTACTGATCCCAATTTCAGAACAACTTCTACTGATCCCAATTACAGAACGAGCTCCGGGGATTCCAACTTTAGAACGAGTTCCGCCGATCCCAATTTCAGAACTAGTTCGGCTGATCCCAATTTCAGATCCAGTTCAACTGATCACAATTTCAGAGCAGCTTCAGAACTGAAATACCGAGCCCCTACGCTTGAAGGTACAGGGTTTCCAAAAAGAAGAGAgcctttattttcaaatagtcaagTTGTGGAGGATAATATAGAATAA